CCGTCCGGTACCAGGTACCAGACGGGTTGGTTCGATTGGACCCGGCGGCGGCAGTCGGTCGAACTGATAGCCATAGCCGGGATCTCCTTCAAGATCACCCGTTCCTGGGGAAGCCCGGCATCGGACAGCAGGTGACCCGGGCGGGTGACTCCGATGAACTGGGCCAGATCCCACAGCTGATCCACCCCACGCCACGACAGGATCTGCTGCAACGCGTCGGCTCCGGTGATGAAGAACAACTCCGCGTCCGGACGTTGCTGCAACAGATCACGCAGCGTGTCGAGCGTGTACGTCGGTCCGCCGCGCTCGATGTCGACACGGCTCACACTGAAACGCGGGTTGGAGGCCGTGGCGATCACCGTCATGAGATAGCGATGCTCAGCAGGTGTTACCCGCTGACTGGCCTTCTGCCACGGTTGACCGGTGGGCACGAAGACA
This portion of the Dermatophilaceae bacterium Sec6.4 genome encodes:
- the nadD gene encoding nicotinate-nucleotide adenylyltransferase, which gives rise to MMGGTFDPIHHGHLVAASEVQTLLGLDEVVFVPTGQPWQKASQRVTPAEHRYLMTVIATASNPRFSVSRVDIERGGPTYTLDTLRDLLQQRPDAELFFITGADALQQILSWRGVDQLWDLAQFIGVTRPGHLLSDAGLPQERVILKEIPAMAISSTDCRRRVQSNQPVWYLVPDGVVQYIGKYNLYRPGAGEIREY